A region from the Dinoroseobacter shibae DFL 12 = DSM 16493 genome encodes:
- a CDS encoding DUF1826 domain-containing protein — MDGGGVSLHNGICPGVIVATDPQGLRDVTAPTGVGAALWLRRPAASFQEWIDGLDPAQLPSARVVLTPETVPAVLTALFEAAGTPEGHHRDRLRDDIAVLARLFATVTGAPYLRLRLDVVTTDACRKFHLDAVTLRLVCTYRGPGTQYGAAARPGTEPAEVFAAPTGAPILIRGSLWPGTRETGLRHRSPPIEGSGVTRLVLVLDPLTGPDGD; from the coding sequence ATGGACGGGGGCGGCGTTTCGCTGCACAACGGGATCTGCCCCGGGGTGATCGTGGCAACCGACCCGCAGGGGCTGCGCGATGTGACCGCGCCCACGGGCGTGGGGGCCGCGCTTTGGCTGCGGCGACCGGCGGCCAGCTTCCAGGAGTGGATCGACGGGCTCGACCCGGCGCAGCTGCCATCGGCCCGGGTGGTTTTGACCCCCGAAACCGTGCCCGCGGTGCTCACCGCTCTCTTCGAGGCCGCGGGCACGCCCGAAGGGCACCACCGCGACCGGCTGCGCGACGATATCGCGGTGCTGGCACGGCTTTTCGCGACGGTGACCGGCGCGCCCTACCTGCGGCTGCGGCTTGACGTGGTGACCACCGATGCCTGCCGGAAATTCCATCTCGACGCGGTCACCTTGCGGCTTGTCTGCACCTATCGCGGCCCGGGCACCCAGTACGGGGCGGCGGCACGCCCGGGCACCGAGCCCGCGGAGGTGTTTGCCGCGCCCACCGGCGCACCGATCCTGATCCGCGGGTCGCTCTGGCCCGGCACGCGCGAGACCGGGCTGCGCCACCGTTCGCCGCCCATCGAAGGCAGCGGCGTCACCCGCTTGGTGCTGGTGCTCGACCCATTGACCGGGCCCGACGGGGACTGA